Proteins found in one Homalodisca vitripennis isolate AUS2020 chromosome 4, UT_GWSS_2.1, whole genome shotgun sequence genomic segment:
- the LOC124358941 gene encoding G-protein coupled receptor Mth-like — protein MHFFPAAKVNRTILCKGIQILFTLIVLTYNGHYIHEVFQRHQYIPISQQCGKNFYNYYNVNLKKNYNNFENGSLQAGNLTYHSGAFWLQDGNAYGCPCKFKTCVVKCCPSGHSFTSKSNLTCTKYGNLSTTSVEFNITVYYKLTENQGLNNLKVKQTEPSDFFLFNNTECTRNGDRFGTIYTLPPERMFLTEDGTVLKESLNYLDIGEYCLEIVNGQSTIFLLDCIFYYPAPKINLEIVFVILATVGWHISQICLIVTFLIYLTLPQLQNLHGKLIISYLISLIMLNMCFYIFYFYLNISLYLLYYFLLAIPSWLSVLCVNLWVVFSKPLRPRVQTSAHWWLYTLYSVLGWGIPLLFCFLIAAVGVVPGKSDSCPKPSFTIDACFFNEMRTTQLFLHFPTMFMLQINFLMFVSMLFHMQSHFQQTAGVSRESLHRHNRSVRESISVYIKLTFITGFDWLFIHFTFTNDITTNNGPSELIGISLFCFQGFLLFFVLICNGRVFQLLQQKWCT, from the coding sequence ATGCATTTTTTTCCGGCAGCAAAAGTGAATAGGACAATTTTATGTAAAGGaattcaaatactttttacattaattgtTCTCACCTACAATGGCCATTACATACATGAGGTTTTCCAGAGACATCAGTACATACCAATATCGCAACAGTGTggaaaaaacttttacaattattataatgttaacctgaaaaaaaattataacaattttgagaATGGCAGTCTTCAAGCTGGGAATTTAACATATCATTCAGGAGCGTTCTGGCTTCAAGATGGAAATGCTTATGGATGTCCATGCAAATTCAAAACCTGTGTTGTCAAATGCTGCCCTTCTGGTCACAGCTTCACTTCAAAATCCAACCTTACCTGCACTAAATATGGTAATTTGTCTACAACTTCAGTTGAATTCAATATAACGGTTTATTACAAACTGACAGAAAACCAAGGTTTGAATAACCTTAAAGTGAAACAAACAGAACCCagtgatttctttttatttaataatactgagTGTACCAGAAATGGAGATCGTTTTGGGACTATCTACACACTTCCACCTGAACGGATGTTTCTGACAGAAGATGGGACAGTTCTAAAAGAGTCCTTAAATTATCTTGATATTGGTGAATACTGTTTGGAGATCGTCAATGGACAaagtacaatttttcttttggaTTGCATTTTCTACTACCCTGcaccaaaaattaatttagaaatagtcTTTGTAATCTTAGCAACAGTTGGATGGCATATTTCCCAGATATGTTTAATTGTTACTTTCCTTATTTATTTGACTTTGCCACAATTACAGAATTTACACGGAAAGTTGATTATCAGCTATTTAATATCTCTCATTATGttaaacatgtgtttttatattttctatttttatttgaacatatcACTTTATTTATTGTACTACTTTTTGTTGGCCATTCCCAGTTGGCTGTCGGTGTTGTGCGTGAATCTCTGGGTTGTGTTCAGCAAACCGCTACGTCCACGTGTACAAACAAGTGCCCACTGGTGGCTCTACACTCTCTACTCTGTGCTCGGGTGGGGCATTCCCTTGCTCTTCTGTTTTCTAATCGCTGCTGTCGGAGTCGTTCCCGGCAAAAGTGACTCCTGTCCCAAGCCGAGCTTCACAATAGATGCCTGTTTCTTTAACGAAATGAGAACAACTCAATTATTCCTTCATTTCCCCACCATGTTCATGTTACAGATAAACTTTCTAATGTTTGTCTCAATGCTTTTCCACATGCAGAGCCACTTTCAACAAACTGCTGGTGTCTCCAGAGAGTCTTTGCACAGACACAATAGGTCAGTCAGAGAGAGTATTTCCGTCTACATTAAACTCACGTTTATAACTGGATTCGACTGGTTATTCATCCATTTTACCTTCACTAATGATATAACAACAAACAATGGACCATCTGAACTTATTGgaatatcattattttgtttCCAAGGCTTTCtgctattttttgttttaatttgtaatggaCGTGTGTTTCAACTTTTGCAACAAAAATGGTGTACGTGA